From one Streptomyces mobaraensis genomic stretch:
- a CDS encoding DMT family transporter, translated as MSLLALSVLLCLVSAVCYAAAAIVQERVAATAGGGIRGTLRSGAWWGAVALTGLGAGLHVLALAWGPLSLVQPMGALTIVFALPMAAVFAHRPVGAAGYRGALLATGGLAGLLALTGPPGTESLPAAERPLLAAGMGAAVALTALVARRVRRPVVRGVLLATAAGVAFGMGSVFTKAAAEDVTGHRTGALLPTLVITAVLASAGMLLSQASYRGAGLAAPLATVTVANPVVAAAVGVCCLGEAFRYGLTGGVLAGLAGAAAAAGVVILTFRGAAGASEGSGVAEESGTAEAPPARLVGPRREGQVQGEGRVPGAASPLDGPGAYGPSTPLAGPPPGPPARRPVTRSGRRCLVSSPARQRSRTG; from the coding sequence GTGAGCCTCCTGGCGCTCTCGGTCCTGCTCTGCCTGGTGTCCGCCGTCTGCTACGCGGCGGCGGCCATCGTGCAGGAGCGGGTCGCCGCGACGGCCGGCGGCGGCATCCGCGGGACGCTGCGCAGCGGAGCCTGGTGGGGCGCCGTGGCCCTGACCGGCCTGGGCGCCGGGCTGCACGTGCTGGCGCTCGCCTGGGGGCCGCTGAGCCTGGTGCAGCCGATGGGGGCGCTCACGATCGTCTTCGCGCTGCCCATGGCCGCCGTCTTCGCGCACCGGCCGGTCGGCGCCGCCGGCTACCGCGGGGCGCTGCTGGCCACCGGCGGCCTCGCCGGCCTGCTCGCGCTCACCGGACCGCCCGGCACCGAATCCCTTCCCGCCGCCGAACGGCCGCTGCTCGCCGCGGGAATGGGCGCCGCCGTGGCCCTGACGGCCCTCGTCGCCCGCCGGGTGCGACGGCCCGTCGTCCGCGGCGTCCTCCTGGCCACGGCGGCGGGCGTCGCCTTCGGCATGGGCTCGGTCTTCACCAAGGCCGCGGCCGAGGACGTCACCGGGCACCGGACGGGAGCGCTCCTCCCCACACTCGTCATCACGGCGGTCCTGGCCTCGGCGGGCATGCTGCTCTCCCAGGCGTCCTACCGCGGCGCGGGCCTCGCGGCCCCGCTGGCCACCGTCACCGTCGCCAACCCCGTCGTGGCCGCCGCCGTGGGCGTCTGCTGCCTGGGCGAGGCGTTCCGCTACGGCCTGACGGGCGGGGTGCTCGCCGGGCTGGCGGGCGCCGCCGCGGCGGCGGGGGTGGTCATCCTGACGTTCCGGGGCGCGGCGGGGGCGTCGGAGGGATCGGGGGTGGCGGAGGAATCGGGGACGGCGGAGGCGCCGCCGGCCCGTCTCGTCGGCCCGCGGCGGGAGGGGCAGGTACAGGGGGAGGGACGGGTGCCGGGGGCAGCGTCACCGCTCGACGGCCCCGGCGCGTACGGTCCGTCCACGCCGCTCGCCGGGCCGCCTCCCGGCCCGCCGGCCCGGAGGCCCGTCACCCGCTCCGGCCGGCGGTGCCTGGTCTCGTCGCCGGCGCGGCAGCGGTCCCGGACGGGCTGA
- a CDS encoding flavin monoamine oxidase family protein: MSGTSEVWHVHTFDESFGGSGRERPRVLVLGAGVAGLTTAYELERRGFHVEVIEGDTRIGGRVFTHRFGTGPDAPAVELGAMRIPAHHRLTLEYIDRMGLTGKLRRFTTLLSEENAFLRVPSGFVRVRDASGPLCATFRAELALRGADRRYAAPTIAFGAWLTAVVDATAPPELRAALRDDLHRQLLDLVARLDPAPHLRGPARDRIDLHSLFSAHPEIRTGCSGRLNSFLDDILTETSPALLRLHGGMDQLPRRLAGRLKGRLSCGRRVVGIDVRDDGVLVRVRAGARTTVEHADFVVCTLPFPALRRLDLRGVDDDKRAVLEDVVYCPATKVALHCREPFWREEGIRGGASFTGGLIRQTYYPAVDDAEEDTADGPAAGNGAALLASYTIGDEAERLGRLPARRRHRLVLDELAAAHPRLRRPGMVLGSASAVWGLSRWSGGCATRWGRSAAECEMERLRAARPAGRLFFAGEHCSTAPAWIEGAIESALHAVHQVVHYAPPVRVLGVNGRRGRAGALR, from the coding sequence ATGTCCGGCACGTCTGAAGTCTGGCATGTGCACACATTCGACGAGAGTTTCGGCGGAAGCGGACGGGAACGGCCGCGCGTCCTGGTACTGGGGGCCGGGGTGGCCGGGCTCACCACCGCCTACGAGCTGGAACGCCGCGGCTTCCACGTCGAGGTGATCGAGGGCGACACCCGTATCGGCGGACGCGTTTTCACCCACCGCTTCGGCACCGGACCGGACGCGCCGGCGGTGGAGCTGGGCGCCATGCGCATTCCGGCGCACCACCGCCTCACCCTCGAATACATCGACCGGATGGGGCTCACGGGAAAACTGCGCCGGTTCACCACGCTCCTCTCCGAGGAGAACGCCTTCCTGCGCGTTCCCTCGGGTTTCGTCCGGGTCAGGGACGCCTCCGGGCCGCTGTGCGCGACCTTCCGCGCCGAGCTCGCGCTGCGCGGCGCCGACCGCCGGTACGCCGCCCCGACCATCGCCTTCGGCGCCTGGCTGACCGCCGTCGTCGACGCCACCGCCCCGCCCGAGCTGCGCGCGGCGCTCCGCGACGACCTGCACCGCCAGCTCCTCGACCTCGTCGCCCGCCTCGACCCGGCCCCCCACCTGCGCGGCCCCGCCCGCGACCGGATCGACCTGCACTCCCTGTTCTCCGCCCACCCGGAGATCCGCACCGGGTGCAGCGGGCGACTCAACAGCTTCCTGGACGACATCCTCACCGAGACCAGCCCGGCACTGCTCCGCCTGCACGGCGGCATGGACCAGCTGCCGCGCCGGCTCGCCGGCCGGCTCAAGGGCCGCCTCTCCTGCGGGCGGCGGGTCGTCGGCATCGACGTCCGGGACGACGGCGTGCTCGTGCGCGTCCGCGCCGGGGCGCGCACCACGGTGGAGCACGCCGACTTCGTCGTCTGCACCCTGCCCTTCCCGGCGCTCCGGCGGCTCGACCTGCGCGGCGTCGACGACGACAAGCGCGCCGTGCTGGAGGACGTCGTCTACTGCCCGGCGACCAAGGTGGCCCTCCACTGCCGGGAGCCCTTCTGGCGGGAGGAGGGCATCCGGGGCGGCGCGTCGTTCACCGGGGGGCTGATACGGCAGACCTACTACCCGGCGGTGGACGACGCCGAGGAGGACACGGCGGACGGCCCGGCCGCGGGCAACGGCGCGGCGCTGCTCGCCAGTTACACGATCGGCGACGAGGCGGAGCGGCTCGGCCGGCTGCCGGCCCGCCGGCGGCACCGGCTCGTCCTCGACGAGCTCGCCGCCGCCCACCCCCGGCTGCGGCGGCCCGGCATGGTGCTGGGCTCGGCGAGCGCCGTCTGGGGGCTGTCGCGGTGGAGCGGCGGCTGCGCGACCCGCTGGGGCAGGTCGGCGGCCGAGTGCGAGATGGAACGGCTGCGCGCGGCCCGGCCGGCCGGCCGGCTGTTCTTCGCGGGCGAGCACTGCTCGACGGCGCCCGCCTGGATCGAGGGCGCCATCGAGTCCGCGCTGCACGCCGTCCACCAGGTCGTCCACTACGCGCCGCCGGTGCGCGTCCTGGGCGTCAACGGCCGCCGGGGGCGCGCGGGGGCCCTGCGGTGA